Proteins encoded within one genomic window of Anopheles gambiae chromosome 3, idAnoGambNW_F1_1, whole genome shotgun sequence:
- the LOC3291503 gene encoding calpain-B, which produces MHFISWWLGSAEDGSDHDRSSSSIASESDCRSNTDLDAFENQPTVKDFQALRDRCLAEGTLFEDPEFPANNFSIYHSNPPKKGEREFEWKRPGEIVPSPKFVTEGFSRFDVRQGIIGNCWFISSCSALTSHQELFERVVPLDNGQFEADHYAGLFHFRFWQYGQWVEVIVDDRLPVGKNNQLLFISSSEKDEFWGALLEKAYAKLHGSYEALDSGTGREGMVDLTGGITEFYQLKGNEPDDLFERLESNLARRSLITAGINGNERERVQSVNLVPQHEYSVTKVTRLDATLHMLDFGAGNAVDVRLICVRNPWGRGEWSGAWGDHSLEWIMVRDEKMEELNIVKEDGEFWMNFEDFVHHFDDVSVCYQCPGDMGKELRARYPREMVSEMGEWKRSATAGGSDENSFWSNPQYVLKLAHHEGYEADSRISVTIGLMQKHHRAKGTSFLSLRLLVFPIPNHVLTGNRFLPKSFFDNVIPVETEANFETTREVVGRYKLPPGRYVVVPHTWKPQQEAEFMLRIFAEGSVTKLCYCAGDVIG; this is translated from the exons ATGCATTTCATTAGCTGGTGGTTAGGGTCGGCGGAGGATGGTAGCGATCACGATCGCTCATCTAGTTCCATCGCTTCGGAAAGTGATTGTAGATCAAACACGGATCTTGATGCATTCGAG AATCAACCGACAGTGAAAGACTTCCAAGCACTTCGTGATCGCTGCCTGGCGGAAGGCACCCTTTTTGAGGATCCCGAATTTCCCGCAAACAACTTCTCGATCTACCACTCAAATCCTCCGAAGAAAGGGGAGCGTGAATTCGAATGGAAACGGCCAGGCGAAATTGTTCCTTCGCCCAAGTTTGTCACCGAGGGCTTCTCACGGTTCGACGTGCGCCAGGGCATCATCGGTAACTGCTGGTTCATATCTTCCTGTTCCGCGCTCACCTCCCATCAGGAGCTGTTCGAGCGTGTCGTCCCGCTGGACAATGGACAGTTCGAGGCCGATCACTATGCGGGGCTGTTTCACTTTCGCTTCTGGCAGTATGGCCAATGGGTGGAGGTTATAGTGGACGATCGATTGCCGGTTGGCAAGAACAATCAGCTTCTCTTCATCAGCTCCTCCGAGAAGGACGAATTCTGGGGCGCACTGTTGGAGAAAGCGTACGCCAAACTGCACGGTTCGTACGAAGCCCTGGACAGTGGTACGGGGCGCGAAGGTATGGTGGATCTTACCGGAGGCATTACCGAGTTCTACCAGCTAAAAGGCAACGAACCGGACGATCTGTTCGAACGGCTGGAAAGCAACCTGGCTCGCCGATCACTCATAACAGCGGGCATTAATGGAAATGAGAGAGAACGGGTGCAAAGCGTCAACTTGGTGCCGCAACACGAGTACTCCGTGACGAAGGTCACCAGGCTAGATGCGACCCTGCACATGCTGGACTTTGGGGCGGGTAATGCGGTCGATGTGAGGTTGATCTGTGTGCGCAATCCCTGGGGCAGGGGTGAGTGGAGCGGTGCCTGGGGCGATCATTCACTCGAGTGGATCATGGTGCGGGACGAGAAGATGGAAGAGCTGAACATTGTTAAGGAGGATGGCGAGTTTTGGATGAATTTTGAGGATTTCGTGCACCATTTTGATGACGTCAGCGTGTGCTATCAGTGTCCGGGTGATATGGGGAAGGAACTGAGGGCTCGCTATCCTCGGGAAATGGTGAGCGAGATGGGCGAGTGGAAACGTTCCGCCACAGCAGGTGGATCGGATGAGAATAGTTTCTGGAGCAATCCACAGTACGTTCTGAAGTTAGCGCACCATGAAGGATATGAAGCAGATTCACGAATCAGCGTTACGATTGGACTCATGCAGAAGCATCACCGTGCGAAAGGGACCAGCTTTTTGTCATTGAGACTGCTTGTCTTCCCCATTCCCAATCATGTGCTTACCGGAAACCGATTCTTACCCAAATCGTTCTTCGATAATGTCATCCCGGTAGAGACGGAAGCCAATTTCGAGACGACGCGTGAAGTTGTGGGCCGATACAAGCTTCCGCCCGGTAGATACGTCGTAGTTCCGCACACCTGGAAACCCCAACAGGAGGCAGAGTTTATGTTGCGAATATTCGCCGAAGGAAGTGTGACAAAACTGTGCTACTGTGCGGGTGATGTGATCGGATGA
- the LOC1280600 gene encoding tyrosine-protein kinase receptor has product MEIGRTTNNLPHSEFSGRCRLSANVPRKMASASGGGRLRPSVLLTLLVAVLLAPAVYAQRPLGNSTFGASHNSSGVINAHPVLTTSTTTTTETPRSVLPASASGFEDSFEDDSSDLEEHEHHDEHHDHEHHLHHHYEHHDGGESGHGSFPHPNGEMNAGASRNGGHDGAPIGSRQPGSRLINPYFPTPASTQGGSKTTEPQNRRPFNPARPGRGRKTSPINELRKLSKISTTNMNGLDSGGEPISYGSTTHRRGQTVHHGGANAYGQESAGGAAGSSAASGSDAGRGGAGGGGGGGGGTVLQGGRGAADYGNRGRSDPGRGVGVLMQSPGYYTSGSSYSRQGDDPLRTLRARYNEERYHNSVPDQGSEMDEILGMKCNFETECAWTWDENDQHGFQVVTGVNLTESNRTGLMPGPGADPAHNANGHFLHLRLTQDSQPQILTSPIFGATKENCYLEVFTHQSAMHHGSIRIVIETIGNQESSWVPAEIMGNDLRRWQLNTFRIDRISKDFKVLFEVVPNKLGGQARGHVSIDNLRMVNCFPDSISTNNCSYSQVQCTDNKLPVCIKTPKICDITVDCDDNEDETLNCDKIPFGGRCDFESGWCGWQNYGNVILSWARHSGPTPTEKTGPDVDHTHENSNVTGYYMFVNMNQHANDSEKKSLVGLASNAIMNSVVFNPPPLVHTNASSPYRNSCVVRFYVHQYGMNPGSINLSSVEIREKENFTTTLWWSSKNLGEDWVRVDIILPNITTKYYLQFEARMGMRIFSDVAIDDFSLSPECFGLNIPAEHLQGYNYWDPRIGGAKQPHKDFVGKSFLELNTCGAKGQQGPTPADCLSSYNNTEAFSAVHVIDSHPFKGIQAWKVPNEGYYTIIAKGAGGGLGSGGVGSSRGAMVLSVLELHKDEEIYILVGQSGEHACIKSMGYRDESCETRNKQLNLDTTWMHSKTQQVKNTIIEEGAGGGGGGTYVFLLNSANTAVPLLVAGGGGGLGVGRYLDDDIQHGKKYLSFKKDVSGTAHGESTRQAGPGGGWRAQADMGLDPHYGASLLEGGRGGLPCYTPRGTHGQGGFGGGGGGCDTGGGGGGYSGGDTMINSTNGEGGSSFMASKRNVPELSMEFSGANGGHGAVLIIPAIQGCGCDYRCVALDEYRATVGCICPDGWTLKPDNYTACELPTEAVEMKYLIMFFVVVVLVLCAALASLILILYNRYQRKRQAALRHKMLLEQDLQLSRLRSTADDSALTNFNPNYGCDGILNGNVDVKSLPQVARESLRLVKALGQGAFGEVYQGLYRHRDGDAVEMPVAVKTLPEMSTGQAESDFLMEAAIMAKFNHPNIVHLIGVCFDRHPRFIVLELLAGGDLKNFLREGRNKPERPSPLTMKDLIFCALDVAKGCRYMESKRFIHRDIAARNCLLSSKGPGRVVKIADFGMARDIYRSDYYRKGGKAMLPIKWMPPEAFLDGIFTSKTDVWSFGVLLWEVFSLGLMPYTGLPNRDVMQLVTGGGRLDAPQGCPMAVYRIMAECWNPTPEERPTFSNLLERLTTCTQDPEVMNAPLPSFFRPPSNERDTTIMRPPGNDDFCLQVPNSSDYLIPLPGPRSVAERLLSEATGVTIPDTLMTCTPPKNASPRIMNGHTVVVSNALVGHGAPQQPPMTTVTDGACWETSFIRKHPGQACPAGVPLPPPPVLDPAEAVLPPNGPSMVPPPPVPEVADKLISLDTPQQTPTAIQPPISFSNNPVIGELGEGVPPAPTNGGPMTNGNGHGHGPPMVESPIETAKLLSSIPPPITLDPAALSMQQNHVVGTSYANIRMMNSANGNGAGGGHNHSSSNNGNNNNNHGDHGVIVDKLSGTGGMVITYSNGPTGVNGGVNGGNGGNGGSNHSTNGHHGHGGNGGGDKGSGGSGQDPSRQAAPFTIQTFSERYISPENHSEISC; this is encoded by the exons ATGGAAATCGgaagaacaacaaacaacctGCCGCACAGTGAGTTTAGCGGACGGTGTAGACTTTCGGCGAACGTGCCACGCAAGATGGCGTCcgctagtggtggtggtaggtTGCGCCCCAGTGTGCTGCTGACCCTTTTGGTGGCCGTACTGCTGGCCCCAGCGGTGTACGCTCAGCGTCCGCTCGGGAACTCCACGTTCGGGGCGTCCCACAACTCGTCCGGTGTCATCAACGCCCATCCGGTGCtgaccaccagcaccaccaccacgaccgaGACGCCCCGTTCCGTGCTGCCGGCCTCCGCGTCCGGCTTTGAAGATTCATTCGAAGACGACAGCTCCGATCTGGAGGAGCACGAACACCACGACGAACACCACGACCATGAGCATCATCTGCACCACCATTACGAGCATCATGATGGAGGTGAAAGTGGACACGGTAGCTTCCCGCACCCGAACGGGGAGATGAATGCCGGTGCAAGCCGGAACGGTGGACACGACGGTGCTCCGATCGGATCGCGCCAACCGGGCAGCCGGTTAATAAATCCGTACTTCCCGACGCCCGCCTCGACGCAGGGCGGTTCGAAGACGACGGAACCGCAGAACCGGCGCCCGTTCAATCCGGCCCGACCCGGGCGCGGTCGCAAAACGTCACCGATTAACGAGCTGCGCAAGCTGAGCAAAATCTCCACCACCAACATGAACGGGCTCGACTCGGGCGGTGAGCCTATTTCGTACGGTTCGACCACGCACCGCCGTGGCCAGACGGTGCATCATGGGGGAGCGAACGCGTACGGGCAGGAGAGTGCTGGTGGAGCTGCCGGTAGTTCTGCTGCAAGTGGTTCCGATGCGGGAAGAGGaggagctggtggtggtggtggtggtggtggaggcaCCGTCCTACAGGGAGGACGTGGTGCAGCCGACTACGGCAATCGTGGCCGGTCGGATCCGGGCCGTGGGGTTGGCGTTCTGATGCAATCGCCCGGCTACTACACGTCCGGCTCGTCCTACAGCCGACAGGGTGATGATCCACTGCGGACACTGAGAGCGCGTTACAACGAGGAG CGTTACCACAACTCCGTCCCCGATCAGGGCTCCGAGATGGACGAGATACTCGGCATGAAGTGCAACTTCGAGACGGAGTGTGCCTGGACGTGGGATGAGAACGATCAGCACGGATTCCAGGTGGTGACGGGCGTCAACCTAACGGAATCGAACCGCACCGGGCTGATGCCGGGACCGGGTGCCGATCCGGCCCACAATGCAAACGGCCACTTTCTGCATCTGCGGCTCACGCAGGACAGTCAGCCGCAAATTCTCACCTCGCCGATTTTCGGTGCCACGAAGGAAAACTGCTACCTGGAGGTGTTTACGCACCAGAGCGCGATGCATCATGGGAGCATACGGATCGTGATCGAGACGATCGGCAACCAGGAGTCGAGCTGGGTGCCGGCCGAAATTATGGGCAACGATCTGCGCCGCTGGCAGCTGAACACGTTCCGCATCGATCGCATCTCGAAGGACTTTAAGGTGCTGTTCGAGGTGGTACCGAACAAGCTGGGCGGACAGGCGCGTGGGCACGTGAGCATCGATAACTTGCGCATGGTGAACTGCTTCCCGGACTCGATCAGCACGAACAACTGCAGCTACTCGCAGGTGCAATGTACGGACAACAAG CTCCCTGTGTGCATCAAAACACCAAAGATCTGTGACATCACAGTAGACTGTGACGACAATGAGGATGAAACGTTGAATTGCG ATAAAATCCCGTTTGGTGGCCGCTGTGACTTTGAGTCGGGTTGGTGCGGTTGGCAGAACTACGGCAATGTGATACTATCCTGGGCTCGACACTCCGGTCCAACGCCAACAGAAAAGACGGGCCCCGATGTGGACCACACGCACGAAAACTCGAACGTCACCGGGTACTACATGTTCGTCAACATGAACCAGCACGCGAACGATAGTGAAAAGAAGTCACTGGTCGGGTTAGCGAGCAATGCCATCATGAACAGTGTCGTCTTCAACCCACCGCCGCTGGTACACACGAACGCAAGCTCACCGTACCGGAACTCCTGTGTGGTACGGTTCTACGTCCACCAGTACGGCATGAACCCGGGCAGCATTAATCTGTCCAGCGTGGAGATCCGCGAGAAGGAAAACTTTACCACCACGCTGTGGTGGAGTTCGAAGAACTTGGGAGAGGATTGGGTTCGGGTGGACATAATTCTGCCCAACATTACGACGAAGTACTATCTGCAGTTTGAGGCGCGGATGGGTATGCGCATCTTTTCCGATGTGGCGATCGATGACTTTTCGCTCAGCCCGGAGTGTTTTGGGTTGAATATACCGGCCGAACATCTGCAGGGGTACAACTATTGGGATCCGCGCATAGGCGGGGCGAAGCAACCGCACAAGGATTTCGTTGGGAAGTCAT TCCTGGAACTCAACACCTGCGGTGCCAAGGGTCAACAAGGTCCTACGCCGGCCGATTGTCTGTCGTCGTACAACAACACGGAAGCGTTCAGTGCAGTTCACGTGATCGATAGTCACCCGTTCAAGGGCATCCAGGCGTGGAAGGTTCCCAATGAGGGTTACTACAC AATCATCGCTAAAGGTGCAGGTGGTGGTCTTGGGTCCGGTGGTGTTGGCTCATCCCGCGGCGCAATGGTACTGAGTGTGCTGGAGCTTCACAAGGACGAGGAGATCTACATCCTGGTTGGACAGAGCGGTGAGCACGCGTGCATCAAATCGATGGGCTATCGGGACGAGTCGTGCGAGACGCGGAACAAACAGCTCAACCTCGACACGACCTGGATGCACTCGAAGACGCAGCAGGTGAAGAACACGATCATCGAGGAAGGTgccggtggaggtggtggcggGACGTACGTGTTTTTG TTGAACTCAGCAAATACGGCAGTTCCGCTGCTggttgccggtggtggtggaggactCGGCGTTGGCCGTTACCTGGACGATGACATTCAGCATGGCAAGAAGTATCTGTCGTTCAAGAAGGATGTGTCGGGTACGGCGCACGGGGAATCGACCCGACAGGCCGGCCCGGGTGGTGGTTGGCGTGCCCAGGCTGATATGGGGCTGGATCCACACTATGGGGCGTCGCTGCTGGAGGGTGGCCGTGGAGGACTCCCTTGCTATACGCCGCGTGGAACTCACGGACAAGGTGGCTTTGGAGGCGGTGGTGGAGGATGTGAtacgggcggtggtggtggtggatatTCCGGCGGTGATACGATGATCAATTCCACGAATGGTGAGGGCGGTTCGTCGTTTATGGCATCGAAGCGCAACGTGCCGGAGCTGTCGATGGAATTTTCCGGTGCAAACGGTGGCCATGGTGCGGTGTTGATCATCCCTGCGATACAGGGCTGCGGATGTGACTACCGGTGTGTGGCGTTGGACGAGTACCGTGCCACTGTGGGGTGCATCTGTCCCGACGGGTGGACACTGAAACCGGACAACTATACTGCGTGtgaat TGCCCACGGAAGCCGTGGAAATGAAGTACCTAATAATGTTctttgtcgtcgtcgtgctcGTGCTTTGCGCTGCACTGGCCAGTCTTATATTGATACTCT ATAATCGTTACCAGAGAAAGCGTCAGGCGGCACTGCGCCACAAGATGCTGCTCGAGCAGGACCTGCAGCTGAGCCGGCTGCGCAGTACGGCCGACGACTCGGCACTGACCAACTTCAATCCGAACTATGGTTGTGATGGCATACTGAACGGGAACGTGGATGTGAAGAGTCTGCCACAGGTCGCTCGTGAAAGTTTGCGTTTGGTGAA AGCCCTTGGGCAGGGTGCTTTCGGTGAGGTGTATCAAGGTCTGTACCGCCACCGGGACGGCGATGCGGTGGAGATGCCGGTCGCGGTAAAAACCCTGCCCGAAATGTCGACCGGACAGGCAGAGTCGGACTTCCTGATGGAGGCGGCCATTATGGCCAAGTTTAACCATCCCAACATCGTGCATCTGATAGGCGTTTGTTTCGATCGACATCCTAG GTTTATTGTGCTGGAGCTGCTTGCTGGCGGAGATCTGAAGAACTTCCTCCGGGAAGGTCGCAATAAACCG GAACGTCCCTCGCCACTAACGATGAAGGATCTGATCTTCTGTGCGCTGGATGTAGCGAAGGGCTGCCGGTACATGGAGAGCAAGCGCTTCATCCACCGGGACATCGCCGCCCGGAACTGTCTGCTCAGCAGCAAAGGGCCGGGCCGGGTGGTGAAGATTGCCGACTTCGGTATGGCCCGTGACATCTACCGCTCCGACTACTACCGCAAGGGTGGCAAGGCGATGCTGCCGATCAAGTGGATGCCACCGGAAGCGTTCCTGGACGGTATCTTCACCTCCAAGACGGACGTCTGGTCGTTCGGGGTGCTGCTGTGGGAGGTGTTCAGCTTGGGCCTGATGCCCTACACCGGCCTGCCCAACCGGGACGTGATGCAGCTGGTAACGGGTGGCGGTCGGCTCGACGCTCCCCAGGGCTGCCCGATGGCCGTGTACCGCATTATGGCGGAGTGCTGGAATCCAACGCCCGAAGAGCGGCCAACGTTCTCGAATCTGCTCGAACGGTTGACGACCTGCACGCAAGACCCGGAGGTGATGAACGCACCGCTACCCAGCTTCTTCAGACCACCGTCGAATGAGCGTGACACGACGATAATGCGTCCGCCCGGGAACGATGACTTCTGTCTGCAGGTGCCCAACTCCTCCGACTATCTGATACCGCTGCCGGGTCCACGCTCAGTAGCGGAGCGGCTTCTTAGCGAGGCGACCGGCGTCACCATTCCGGACACGCTGATGACCTGTACGCCGCCCAAGAACGCGTCCCCACGCATCATGAACGGCCacacggtggtggtgtcgaATGCGCTCGTCGGCCACGGTGCACCACAGCAACCGCCCATGACGACCGTCACCGATGGCGCCTGCTGGGAGACGTCCTTCATACGCAAACACCCGGGCCAGGCATGCCCGGCCGGTGTTCCCCTTCCACCGCCACCGGTACTCGATCCCGCCGAAGCAGTCCTTCCACCGAACGGTCCGTCGATGGTGCCGCCTCCGCCCGTACCCGAGGTGGCCGACAAGCTAATATCGCTCGACACACCGCAACAAACACCGACCGCCATCCAGCCGCCCATCTCGTTCAGCAACAATCCGGTCATCGGTGAGCTCGGGGAGGGAGTCCCACCTGCCCCCACCAACGGTGGACCGATGACGAACGGTAACGGTCACGGTCACGGACCACCGATGGTAGAATCGCCGATCGAGACGGCCAAGCTGCTGAGCAGCATTCCGCCACCGATCACGCTCGATCCGGCTGCGCTTAGCATGCAGCAGAACCACGTGGTCGGTACGTCGTACGCGAACATCCGCATGATGAACAGCGCGAACGGGAATGGCGCCGGCGGTGGCCATaatcacagcagcagcaacaatggtaacaacaacaacaaccatggCGATCATGGTGTGATCGTGGACAAGCTGAGCGGCACCGGAGGGATGGTGATCACGTACAGCAACGGTCCGACGGGTGTTAATGGCGGTGTGAATGGTGGTAATGGCGGCAATGGTGGCAGCAACCACAGCACGAACGGTCACCACGGCCACGGTGGCAATGGGGGAGGCGACAAGGGATCGGGCGGTTCCGGGCAGGATCCGTCTCGGCAGGCGGCCCCGTTCACGATTCAAACGTTCAGCGAGCGGTACATTAGCCCGGAAAACCATTCCGAGATCAGCTGTTAA
- the LOC3291507 gene encoding lactoylglutathione lyase, translating to MSEGLTDKEAKELLKLPDADTKNFLFQQTMYRIKDPRASLPFYNEVLGMNLLCKLDFPEAKFSLYFMGYEDIANQPSDRKECVQWAMSRKGTLELTHNWGTENDAEFKYHNGNSDPRGYGHIGIMVPDVKKACERFDRLGVEYVKRPDEGRMKGLAFIKDPDGYWIEIFNASTVQTH from the exons ATGAGCGAAGGACTGACCGACAAGGAAGCGAaggagctgctgaagctgccgGATGCCGACACAAAG AACTTCCTGTTCCAGCAAACGATGTACCGCATCAAAGATCCGCGTGCATCGCTCCCGTTCTACAACGAGGTGCTCGGGATGAACTTGCTCTGCAAGCTGGACTTCCCCGAGGCCAAGTTTTCGCTGTACTTTATGGGCTACGAGGACATTGCCAACCAGCCGTCCGATCGTAAGGAATGCGTTCAGTGGGCAATGAGCCGGAAGGGCACCCTTGAACTCACCCA cAACTGGGGTACGGAGAACGATGCCGAATTTAAGTACCACAACGGTAACAGTGACCCGCGCGGCTACGGTCACATCGGCATCATGGTGCCGGACGTGAAGAAGGCGTGCGAGCGGTTCGATCGGTTGGGCGTCGAGTACGTGAAGCGCCCGGACGAGGGACGCATGAAGGGTTTGGCCTTTATTAAGGACCCGGACGGCTATTGGATCGAGATCTTCAACGCATCGACGGTGCAAACGCACTAA